One window of Lawsonibacter asaccharolyticus genomic DNA carries:
- a CDS encoding amino acid carrier protein, whose product MFGEMIGTISDFMYSYLLIIMLLAVGLYFTIRTRGVQLRLLAESIRVVGEKSSSRESVSAFQALMVSTASRVGTGNIVGVANAIAVGGYGAVFWMWIIALLGGASAFIESTLAQIYKVRDKNGGSYGGPSYYIQAALKSRWLGVVFAAALIATYAGGFNMLASFNLIDSMSGYSFYGDPQTSLVPLVGGGLLAVLVAVCVLGGGRRIVRITGLLVPFMGVTYILMALVVMALNFQMLPQVFGRIIAGAFDFRAIFGGFAGSALMEGIKRGLYSNEAGVGSAPNAAAAADVSHPVKQGLVQMLSVFIDTLLVCTATAMMCLCTGIVPSEQLKGAAFVQQSLSTTFGSVGPYFLTLALLLFAFTTLLGNLFYCEGCLRYITRERIGKRGLTVFRLAAAALVFAGAQMEFDLVWDVADVLMGVMALINLPVIVLLGRTALSALKDYTSQRREGKDPVFRAASIGLKEKTDFWN is encoded by the coding sequence ATGTTTGGAGAGATGATAGGGACCATCAGCGATTTCATGTACAGCTATCTGCTCATCATCATGCTGCTGGCGGTGGGGCTGTACTTCACCATCCGCACCCGGGGGGTGCAGCTGCGGCTTTTGGCGGAGTCCATCCGGGTGGTGGGGGAGAAGAGCTCCTCCAGGGAGTCGGTGTCCGCGTTCCAGGCCCTGATGGTGTCCACCGCCAGCCGGGTGGGGACGGGCAACATCGTGGGAGTGGCCAACGCCATCGCCGTCGGCGGCTACGGCGCGGTGTTCTGGATGTGGATCATCGCCCTGCTGGGCGGGGCGTCCGCCTTTATCGAGAGCACCCTGGCCCAGATCTACAAGGTGCGGGACAAGAACGGCGGGAGCTACGGAGGCCCCTCCTACTACATCCAGGCGGCGCTGAAGAGCCGCTGGCTGGGCGTGGTCTTCGCGGCGGCCCTGATCGCCACCTACGCCGGGGGGTTCAACATGCTGGCCTCCTTCAACCTGATCGACAGCATGTCCGGATACAGCTTTTACGGCGACCCGCAGACCAGCCTGGTCCCCCTGGTGGGGGGCGGCCTGCTGGCCGTCCTGGTGGCGGTGTGCGTCCTGGGCGGGGGCAGGCGGATCGTCAGGATTACCGGCCTGCTGGTCCCCTTCATGGGGGTGACCTACATCCTGATGGCGCTGGTGGTCATGGCGCTGAACTTCCAGATGCTGCCCCAGGTGTTCGGCAGGATCATCGCCGGCGCCTTTGACTTCCGGGCCATCTTCGGCGGCTTCGCCGGCTCCGCGCTGATGGAGGGCATCAAGCGGGGGCTGTACTCCAACGAGGCGGGCGTGGGCTCCGCCCCCAACGCCGCGGCGGCGGCGGACGTGTCCCACCCGGTCAAGCAGGGCCTGGTGCAGATGCTGTCCGTCTTTATCGACACTCTGCTGGTGTGCACCGCCACCGCCATGATGTGCCTGTGCACCGGCATCGTGCCCTCTGAGCAGCTGAAGGGGGCCGCTTTCGTGCAGCAGTCCCTCTCCACCACCTTCGGCAGCGTGGGGCCTTACTTCCTCACCCTGGCCCTGCTGCTCTTCGCATTCACCACCCTGCTGGGCAACCTGTTCTACTGCGAGGGATGCCTGCGGTACATCACCCGGGAGCGGATCGGGAAGAGGGGGCTGACAGTCTTCCGTCTGGCCGCCGCGGCGCTGGTCTTTGCGGGGGCGCAGATGGAGTTCGACCTGGTGTGGGACGTGGCGGACGTGCTCATGGGCGTCATGGCCCTGATCAATCTGCCGGTCATCGTCCTGCTGGGCCGGACCGCTCTCAGCGCCCTGAAGGACTACACCAGCCAGCGGCGGGAGGGGAAGGACCCGGTGTTCCGGGCCGCCTCCATCGGTCTGAAGGAGAAGACGGACTTTTGGAACTGA
- a CDS encoding electron transport complex subunit C, with product MSNFLRRSAQGAGVPHEKGTSNLETVAMPLPSKIVLSMGQHIGAPAAPAVAKGDQVYVGTVVGKAGGFVSADIHSGVSGTVTEITTITAPNGAAQQAVVITPDGQQTVDPSIAPPQVTDMKSFVDAVRASGLVGLGGAGFPTAVKLSPKNLDEIDMLVINGAECEPYITSDNRCFIEDTHHVLNGIKQVMKYLNIAKCVIGIEGNKPEAIAKMKSAIDDPAIEVKTLPCRYPQGAEKVLIETCTGREVPFPGLPSDVGVIVMNVTSVAFVSKYLETGMPLTTKRLTVDGDIVKQPKNVEVIIGTPIQELLDFCGGLTAEPGKILYGGPMMGTCVADLSQPILKNNNAILAFSQERAKLPKASNCIQCGRCVNACPLGLAAKDIVVAFNKGNVELLNQLHADLCMSCGTCSFVCPAKRPLTPSIALAKIMMKNGGKK from the coding sequence ATGAGCAATTTTCTCAGACGTTCCGCGCAGGGCGCGGGAGTGCCCCACGAGAAGGGGACTTCCAACCTTGAGACGGTGGCGATGCCTCTGCCGTCCAAGATCGTCCTGTCCATGGGACAGCACATCGGCGCCCCCGCCGCCCCTGCCGTCGCCAAGGGCGACCAGGTGTATGTGGGCACCGTGGTGGGCAAGGCAGGGGGCTTCGTCTCCGCCGACATCCACTCCGGCGTTTCCGGTACGGTGACCGAGATCACCACCATTACCGCGCCCAACGGCGCGGCCCAGCAGGCCGTGGTCATCACCCCTGACGGCCAGCAGACGGTGGACCCCTCCATCGCCCCCCCGCAGGTGACGGATATGAAGTCCTTCGTAGACGCGGTCCGGGCCAGCGGTCTGGTGGGCCTGGGCGGCGCCGGCTTCCCCACGGCGGTGAAGCTGTCCCCCAAGAACCTGGACGAGATCGACATGCTGGTCATCAACGGCGCGGAGTGTGAGCCCTATATCACCTCCGACAACCGGTGCTTCATCGAGGACACCCATCACGTCCTCAACGGCATCAAGCAGGTGATGAAGTATCTGAACATCGCCAAGTGCGTCATCGGCATCGAGGGCAACAAGCCCGAGGCCATCGCCAAGATGAAGTCCGCCATCGACGACCCGGCCATCGAGGTCAAGACCCTGCCCTGCCGGTACCCCCAGGGTGCTGAGAAGGTGCTCATCGAGACCTGCACCGGCCGGGAGGTGCCCTTCCCCGGGCTGCCCTCCGACGTGGGCGTCATCGTGATGAACGTCACCTCGGTGGCCTTCGTCTCCAAGTATCTGGAGACCGGCATGCCCCTGACCACCAAGCGCCTCACCGTGGACGGCGACATCGTCAAGCAGCCCAAGAACGTGGAGGTCATCATCGGCACCCCCATCCAGGAGCTGCTGGACTTCTGCGGAGGCCTCACCGCCGAGCCGGGGAAGATCCTCTACGGCGGCCCCATGATGGGCACCTGCGTGGCGGACCTGTCCCAGCCCATCCTGAAGAACAACAACGCCATCCTGGCCTTCTCCCAGGAGCGGGCCAAGCTGCCCAAGGCCAGCAACTGCATCCAGTGTGGCCGCTGCGTCAACGCCTGTCCCCTGGGGCTGGCGGCCAAGGACATCGTGGTGGCCTTCAACAAGGGCAATGTGGAGCTGCTCAACCAGCTGCATGCCGACCTGTGCATGTCCTGCGGCACCTGCTCCTTTGTCTGCCCCGCCAAGCGGCCTCTGACCCCCTCCATTGCCCTGGCGAAGATCATGATGAAGAATGGAGGTAAGAAGTGA
- a CDS encoding dephospho-CoA kinase — protein MTVIGITGPTGAGKTTVLKEIEALGGAVIDCDAVYHEMLESDRALQESLERAFGPLRDGQGAIDRKKLGALVFGDPAKLERLNAIAQRAVVQRTRQMVKENRSRGIGLTAIDAFALLESGLADLCTTTVAVLAPAEARVARIMAREGISEDYAWARVRAQRPDQFFAEGCAHILYNDCGTAEEFSRKAEEFLKEIV, from the coding sequence ATGACTGTCATCGGCATCACCGGCCCTACCGGGGCGGGGAAGACCACCGTCCTGAAGGAGATCGAGGCACTGGGGGGCGCGGTCATCGACTGCGATGCCGTGTACCACGAAATGCTGGAAAGTGATAGAGCCTTACAGGAAAGCCTGGAGAGGGCCTTTGGCCCCCTCCGGGACGGACAGGGGGCCATTGACAGAAAAAAGCTGGGCGCCCTGGTGTTCGGGGACCCGGCCAAGCTGGAGCGGCTGAACGCCATCGCCCAGCGGGCCGTGGTTCAGCGCACCCGGCAGATGGTCAAAGAGAACAGGTCCCGGGGCATCGGCCTGACGGCCATCGACGCCTTCGCCCTGCTGGAGAGCGGTCTGGCCGACCTGTGCACCACCACGGTGGCCGTACTGGCCCCGGCGGAGGCGCGGGTGGCGCGCATCATGGCCCGGGAGGGAATTTCGGAGGACTATGCTTGGGCCCGGGTGAGGGCCCAGCGGCCGGACCAGTTCTTTGCGGAGGGCTGCGCCCATATCCTGTACAACGACTGCGGCACCGCGGAGGAGTTTTCCAGGAAGGCAGAGGAGTTTTTGAAAGAGATCGTGTAG
- a CDS encoding aspartyl aminopeptidase gives MSEEKELTRGEQLRRALVYERKNGWDRLDAEEGAALEAYCTGYKQFLDAGKTERECVDRAIAQAEAAGFRAYVRGMELKPGDRIYQVNRDKAIMLAVMGRKGLEHGVNIGAAHIDSPRLDLKQNPLYESDELGFFKTHYYGGIRKYQWVTIPLELHGVVALKNGEVVRVSVGNGPDDPMFTIDDLLPHLATDQVKKPLGEAIPAESLNILVGSRPLRDDEGSDRVKLSVLELLNRKYGIVEEDFLSAELCAVPAFRAVDIGFDRSLIGAYGHDDRVCAYASLAALLQLGTPERTAVCMLADKEEIGSEGVSGMKSRAFDTFMEDLCQSQSVPLRACYEKSFCLSADVTAAYDPNFAEVYEKRNSAFVNYGMGLCKYTGARGKSGASDASAELVAYVRRVLDGAGVVWQMAELGKADQGGGGTVAVFMAERNIDTLDAGVPVLSMHAPFETVSKLDCYMTYKGMKAIYEAV, from the coding sequence ATGAGTGAAGAAAAAGAACTGACCCGGGGCGAGCAGCTCCGCCGGGCCCTGGTCTATGAGCGGAAGAACGGCTGGGACCGGCTGGACGCGGAGGAGGGCGCGGCGCTGGAGGCGTACTGCACCGGCTACAAGCAGTTCCTGGACGCGGGCAAGACCGAGCGGGAGTGCGTGGACCGGGCCATCGCCCAGGCGGAGGCCGCCGGCTTCCGGGCCTATGTCCGGGGGATGGAGCTGAAGCCCGGGGACCGGATCTACCAGGTGAACCGGGACAAGGCCATCATGCTGGCCGTGATGGGCCGGAAAGGCCTGGAGCACGGGGTCAACATCGGGGCGGCCCACATCGACTCCCCCCGGCTGGACCTGAAGCAGAACCCCCTGTACGAGAGCGATGAGCTGGGCTTCTTCAAGACCCACTACTACGGCGGCATCCGGAAGTACCAGTGGGTGACCATTCCCCTGGAGCTCCACGGCGTGGTGGCGCTGAAGAACGGAGAGGTGGTGCGGGTCTCGGTGGGCAACGGGCCGGACGACCCCATGTTCACCATCGACGACCTGCTGCCCCACCTGGCCACCGACCAGGTGAAGAAGCCCCTGGGGGAGGCCATCCCCGCGGAGAGCCTGAACATCCTGGTGGGCAGCCGCCCCCTGCGGGACGACGAGGGCAGCGACCGGGTGAAGCTGTCGGTGCTGGAGCTGCTCAACCGGAAGTACGGCATCGTGGAGGAGGACTTCCTCTCCGCCGAGCTGTGCGCCGTCCCCGCCTTCCGGGCGGTGGACATCGGCTTCGACCGCTCCCTGATCGGCGCCTACGGCCATGACGACCGGGTGTGCGCCTATGCCTCCCTGGCCGCCCTGCTCCAGCTGGGCACGCCGGAGCGCACCGCCGTGTGCATGCTGGCGGACAAGGAGGAGATCGGCTCCGAGGGGGTGTCCGGCATGAAGTCCAGGGCCTTCGACACCTTCATGGAGGACCTGTGCCAGAGCCAGAGCGTGCCCCTGCGGGCCTGCTATGAGAAGTCCTTCTGCCTGTCCGCCGACGTGACGGCGGCCTATGACCCCAACTTCGCGGAGGTGTACGAGAAGCGCAACAGCGCCTTTGTCAACTACGGCATGGGCCTGTGCAAGTACACCGGGGCCCGGGGCAAGTCCGGGGCCTCCGACGCCTCCGCCGAGCTGGTGGCCTATGTCCGCCGGGTGCTGGACGGCGCCGGCGTGGTGTGGCAGATGGCCGAGCTGGGCAAGGCCGATCAGGGCGGCGGCGGCACGGTGGCCGTCTTCATGGCGGAGCGGAACATCGACACCCTGGACGCCGGCGTGCCCGTGCTGTCCATGCATGCCCCCTTTGAGACGGTGTCCAAGCTGGACTGCTATATGACCTATAAGGGCATGAAGGCCATCTACGAGGCAGTCTGA
- a CDS encoding electron transport complex subunit D gives MANKLIVSAAPHITSADSTSKIMGRVCIALLPTLIASVLIFGFQALLLTAVTVAACVVFEYAYCKLVGRDVTISDLSAVVTGLLLAFNLPAGLPVWMSLVGAFIAIVIIKQLFGGLGYNFANPAIVGRIAMALGFTGAMTSYTYPENGIDALASATPLAVEETAQNAGSYVTLLLGNHGGVLGETCAITLLIGGIYLIWTKVISPTIPVTYLATVAVFSLLCGYDPIYQLLSGGLILGAFFMATDYVTSPTTEKGKLVFGIGLGVITCLIRFFGTMNEGVSFAILLMNLLVPYIEVLTRQDLLGISKPKKNKGGAAK, from the coding sequence ATGGCCAATAAACTTATTGTCAGCGCCGCGCCCCATATCACCAGCGCGGACAGCACCAGCAAGATCATGGGCCGCGTGTGCATCGCCCTGCTGCCCACCCTGATCGCCTCTGTGCTGATCTTCGGCTTCCAGGCCCTGCTGCTCACCGCCGTCACCGTGGCGGCCTGTGTGGTCTTCGAGTACGCCTACTGCAAGCTGGTGGGCCGGGACGTGACCATCAGCGACCTTTCCGCCGTGGTCACCGGCCTGCTGCTGGCCTTCAACCTGCCCGCCGGTCTGCCGGTGTGGATGTCCCTGGTGGGCGCGTTCATCGCCATCGTGATCATCAAGCAGCTCTTCGGCGGCCTGGGCTATAACTTTGCCAACCCGGCCATCGTGGGCCGCATCGCCATGGCCTTGGGCTTCACCGGCGCCATGACCAGCTATACATATCCCGAGAACGGCATCGACGCCCTGGCCTCCGCCACCCCTCTGGCGGTGGAGGAGACCGCCCAGAACGCGGGCTCCTATGTCACCCTGCTGCTGGGCAACCACGGCGGCGTGCTGGGTGAGACCTGCGCCATCACCCTGCTGATCGGCGGTATCTACCTGATCTGGACCAAGGTCATCAGCCCCACCATCCCGGTGACCTATCTGGCCACCGTGGCGGTATTCAGCCTGCTGTGCGGCTATGACCCCATCTATCAGCTGCTCTCCGGCGGCCTGATCCTGGGCGCCTTCTTCATGGCCACCGACTATGTCACCTCTCCCACCACGGAGAAGGGCAAGCTGGTCTTCGGCATCGGCCTGGGCGTCATCACCTGCCTGATCCGCTTCTTCGGCACCATGAACGAGGGCGTGTCCTTCGCCATCCTGCTGATGAACCTGCTGGTCCCCTACATTGAAGTGCTGACCCGCCAGGATCTGCTGGGGATCTCCAAGCCTAAGAAGAACAAGGGAGGTGCCGCGAAATGA
- a CDS encoding sigma-E processing peptidase SpoIIGA, with product MTVIYVDTLFLLNAIVDYLLLLCSARLAGERLSRLRFALGALLGGLYAVALFLPGFGFLGRPLCRLSAAVLMVLTAFGGCRRLLRQVVIFFLLSCAFGGGVLAIGLLGGRGLSLGGGVLYSSMDLKIVLLSAAGCYAVITLIFRGAGRHTAASRELLPARLSLRERQVELTALVDTGNTLTDPVSGRPVMVAEGETLSPLFPPGTGPGPEDLRDPAGGLARLGEGPLRGRLRLLPYRAVGVDRGLLLAVRVDRARVGGEELGPLLVAMSPTPVSDGGSYRALIGALT from the coding sequence TTGACTGTGATCTATGTGGATACCTTGTTCCTGCTCAACGCCATTGTGGACTATCTGCTCCTGCTCTGCTCCGCCCGGCTGGCCGGGGAGCGGCTGAGCCGGCTCCGCTTCGCCCTGGGGGCGTTGCTGGGCGGGCTTTATGCGGTGGCGCTCTTTCTGCCCGGCTTCGGGTTTCTGGGGCGGCCCCTCTGCCGGCTGTCGGCGGCGGTGCTGATGGTGCTCACCGCCTTCGGCGGCTGCCGCCGCCTGCTGCGCCAGGTGGTGATCTTTTTTCTGCTCTCCTGCGCCTTCGGCGGAGGCGTGCTGGCCATCGGACTGCTGGGGGGGCGGGGGCTGAGCCTGGGGGGCGGGGTGCTCTACTCCTCCATGGACCTGAAGATCGTCCTGCTCTCGGCAGCGGGGTGCTATGCGGTCATCACCCTGATCTTCCGGGGGGCGGGCCGCCACACCGCTGCCTCCCGGGAGCTGCTCCCCGCCCGTCTCTCCCTCCGGGAGCGGCAGGTGGAGCTCACTGCCCTGGTGGACACGGGGAACACGCTGACCGACCCGGTCTCCGGGCGGCCGGTGATGGTGGCGGAGGGGGAGACCCTGTCCCCCCTGTTCCCACCGGGGACAGGGCCCGGGCCGGAGGACCTGCGGGACCCGGCGGGGGGGCTGGCCCGGCTGGGGGAGGGCCCCCTCCGGGGGCGCCTGCGCCTGCTGCCCTACCGGGCCGTAGGGGTGGACCGGGGCCTGCTGCTGGCGGTGCGGGTGGACCGTGCCAGGGTGGGCGGGGAGGAGCTGGGCCCCCTGCTGGTGGCCATGTCTCCCACACCGGTCTCGGACGGAGGGAGCTACCGCGCGCTCATCGGCGCGCTGACTTGA
- a CDS encoding sporulation sigma factor SigE, whose protein sequence is MRLLWMAVRERAARLLVRLGLYQPEKVMYIGGSDTLPSPLTREEEGELIARLGQGDPEARARLIEHNLRLVVYIARRFENTGINIEDLISIGTIGLIKAVGTYQPAKSIKLATYASRCIENEILMHLRKTSSQKTELSLDEPLNTDWDGNELLLSDVLGTENDLVMRPIEADVDRQLLRQALDRLEPRERHIISLRFGLDGAREQTQKEVADRLGISQSYISRLEKRIIARLKKEIVRMM, encoded by the coding sequence GTGAGACTGTTATGGATGGCGGTGAGGGAGCGGGCGGCCCGGCTCCTGGTCCGGCTGGGGCTGTACCAGCCGGAGAAGGTGATGTACATCGGTGGGAGCGACACCCTGCCCAGCCCCCTGACCCGGGAGGAGGAGGGGGAACTGATCGCCCGCCTGGGGCAGGGGGACCCGGAGGCCCGGGCCCGCCTCATCGAGCACAACCTGCGTCTGGTGGTGTACATCGCCCGCCGGTTCGAGAACACGGGGATCAACATCGAGGACCTGATCTCCATCGGGACCATCGGGCTGATCAAGGCGGTGGGGACCTATCAGCCGGCCAAGAGCATCAAGCTGGCCACCTACGCCAGCCGCTGCATCGAAAACGAGATCCTGATGCACCTGCGCAAGACCTCCTCCCAGAAGACGGAGCTGTCCCTGGACGAGCCGCTGAACACCGACTGGGACGGCAACGAGCTGCTCCTGTCCGACGTGCTGGGGACGGAGAACGACCTGGTGATGCGCCCCATCGAGGCGGACGTGGACCGGCAGCTGCTCCGCCAGGCCCTGGACCGGCTGGAGCCCCGGGAGCGGCACATCATCTCCCTCCGGTTCGGACTGGACGGGGCCAGAGAGCAGACCCAGAAGGAGGTGGCGGACCGGCTGGGCATCTCCCAGTCCTATATCTCCCGGCTGGAGAAGCGGATCATCGCCCGGCTGAAGAAGGAGATCGTCCGCATGATGTGA
- a CDS encoding electron transport complex subunit E produces MSVLTNGLLKENPVLRLVLGTCPTLAVSTMASNGIGMGLAATFVLLCSNVVISALRKVIPDQVRIPCYITVIAGFVSVVQMLVKAYVPSLDSALGVYLPLIVVNCIILGRAEMFASKNGILDSALDGIGMGIGFTITLTIMGTIREILGSGTWMAGLDGLLPFLPEGFKIQVIPTSVDPFTLMTSAPGGFFVFGVMMAAATWLTTRPKKEKKPAETVEGGNA; encoded by the coding sequence TTGAGTGTACTGACCAACGGCCTTCTGAAAGAGAATCCCGTTCTGCGTCTGGTGCTGGGCACCTGCCCCACCCTGGCTGTCTCCACCATGGCCTCCAACGGCATCGGCATGGGTCTGGCGGCCACCTTCGTGCTGCTGTGCTCCAACGTGGTCATCTCCGCCCTGCGGAAGGTCATCCCCGACCAGGTCCGCATCCCCTGCTACATCACCGTCATTGCCGGCTTCGTGTCGGTGGTCCAGATGCTGGTGAAGGCCTATGTCCCCAGCCTGGACAGCGCCCTGGGCGTGTACCTGCCCCTGATCGTGGTCAACTGCATCATCCTGGGCCGCGCTGAGATGTTCGCCTCCAAGAACGGCATCCTGGATTCCGCTCTGGACGGCATCGGCATGGGCATCGGCTTCACCATCACCCTGACCATCATGGGCACCATCCGCGAGATCCTGGGCTCCGGCACCTGGATGGCCGGCCTGGACGGCCTGCTGCCCTTCCTGCCTGAGGGCTTCAAGATCCAGGTCATCCCCACCTCCGTGGACCCCTTCACCCTGATGACCAGCGCCCCCGGCGGCTTCTTTGTCTTCGGCGTCATGATGGCGGCGGCCACTTGGCTGACCACCCGGCCCAAGAAGGAGAAGAAGCCCGCTGAGACCGTGGAAGGAGGGAATGCGTAA
- a CDS encoding ABC transporter ATP-binding protein, producing the protein MLIEIKDLYKIYNEGKESEVRALDGVTLHIDRGEFVAIVGQSGSGKSTLMNVLGCLDIPTYGEYHLNGTDVTSLSDKQLAHIRNREIGFIFQGYNLIQELDALENVTLPLIYQGVSVWDREDIAMEALEKVGMAERAHHRPSEMSGGQQQRVAIARAIATHPPIIMADEPTGALDSRTGRHVLEILRGLYREGTTILLITHDDGIAATARRVVRLSDGKIIADHAQEVDWE; encoded by the coding sequence ATGCTGATCGAGATCAAAGACCTCTATAAGATCTACAACGAGGGCAAGGAGAGTGAGGTCCGGGCCCTGGACGGAGTCACGCTCCACATCGACCGGGGGGAGTTCGTGGCCATCGTGGGCCAGTCGGGCTCGGGCAAGTCCACCCTGATGAATGTGCTGGGCTGCCTGGACATCCCCACCTATGGGGAGTACCACCTGAACGGCACCGACGTCACCTCCCTGTCCGACAAGCAGCTGGCCCACATCCGCAACAGGGAGATTGGCTTCATCTTCCAGGGGTATAACCTGATCCAGGAGCTGGATGCCCTGGAGAACGTCACCCTGCCCCTGATCTATCAGGGGGTGTCCGTGTGGGACCGGGAGGACATCGCCATGGAGGCGCTGGAAAAGGTGGGCATGGCGGAGCGTGCCCACCACCGGCCCAGTGAGATGTCCGGCGGCCAGCAGCAGCGGGTGGCCATCGCCCGGGCCATCGCCACCCATCCCCCCATCATCATGGCGGACGAGCCCACCGGCGCTCTGGACTCCAGGACCGGCCGGCACGTGCTGGAGATCCTCCGGGGCCTCTACCGGGAGGGCACCACCATTCTTCTCATCACCCATGACGATGGCATCGCCGCCACCGCCCGGCGGGTGGTGCGGCTGTCCGATGGAAAGATCATTGCGGACCACGCACAGGAGGTGGATTGGGAATGA